In Plodia interpunctella isolate USDA-ARS_2022_Savannah chromosome 22, ilPloInte3.2, whole genome shotgun sequence, the following proteins share a genomic window:
- the LOC128680002 gene encoding proteasome subunit alpha type-7-1-like has product MASYDRAITVFSPDGQLLQVQYAQEAARRGSAAVGIRGDTCIVIAVEKKTIGQLQDARSEKKIVALDNHVMMAFAGWKADARILISRSQIECQSYRLTVEDPVSIEYITKYIAEMKQQYTQSNGRRPFGISCLIGGFDYDGQPHLFQTEPSGIYFEWKASSIGRCDKSVREFLEEKYTPALVATENGAVKLAIKALLEVIQSGQKNLQVAVITNGKPMKLLDEDLVASISAEIAHEKAKAESDKKKK; this is encoded by the exons ATGGCCAGCTACGACCGGGCCATAACAGTATTTTCGCCAGACGGTCAGCTCCTGCAAGTCCAGTATGCCCAGGAAGCTGCCAGGCGAGGGTCGGCAGCGGTCGGCATAAGAGGAGACACCTGCATCGTGATTGCAGTGGAGAAGAAGACGATAGGACAGCTGCAGGATGCGAGGTCGGAGAAGAAGATCGTGGCGCTCGATAACCATGTCATGATGGCTTTCGCGGGGTGGAAGGCCGATGCCAGGATACTTATATCGAG ATCCCAAATCGAATGCCAGTCCTACCGCCTCACAGTAGAAGATCCGGTTTCCATAGAGTACATCACGAAGTACATAGCAGAGATGAAGCAGCAGTACACGCAGAGTAACGGACGGAGGCCTTTCGGTATCTCCTGTCTCATCGGAGGGTTTGATTATGATGGACAACCTCATCTGTTCCAGACGGAACCTTCgggaatttattttgaatggaAG GCTAGCTCGATCGGCAGATGCGACAAGTCAGTGAGGGAGTTCCTGGAAGAGAAGTACACGCCTGCGCTGGTGGCCACGGAGAATGGTGCTGTCAAACTGGCCATCAAGGCCCTGCTTGAAGTTATACAGTCTGGGCAGAAGAACTTAcag gtgGCAGTAATTACAAATGGTAAGCCTATGAAGCTGTTGGATGAAGACCTTGTGGCGTCCATATCAGCTGAAATAGCTCATGAAAAGGCGAAAGCCGAATCtgacaagaaaaagaaatag